Genomic window (Arcobacter aquimarinus):
GTGAAGTTAATTCGTTTGTTTTTATGGCTTTCATATTGTATTTGAAAAATATCATATTATGTACTGAAAACTTTGTAGCTTCAATTTTTTCCGTAGAATTAGCTTTAATTATTTCAATATTATTAAAAGATTCACTTAAACTTGAAGTAATATCTGAATTACTCTCTTGAGATTTAAAAGATAATTTTTTCATTCTTTTTGCTAATTTAGATAATGGATAAATTGCAAGTGGTAAAACAACTAATCCATAAAATGCAAGTTCTGGTGAATGATAGATTACAAGTCCAATTAATCCAACAATAGTTAAGGTTTCTCTTAAAAATTCTGCAACACTATTTGAAACTGCACCTTGAATTCTATTTATATCATTTACTATTCTACTTACAAGTTCTCCACCGTGTCTTTTTTGAAAAAAATCCATATCTAAAGTTAAGACATGAGAAAATAGTTTATCTCTTACTATTCTTGTAATATCTTGTCCAATGAAAGAGATATAATAAGATTGAATATATCTTCCAAAACCTTTAGCAGTATATAAAGCAATAATGATAAAAGGCATCATATAAAGCATATTTTCATCTTTATTAATAAAAATATCATCAAGTAGGGGTTGTATTGCATAAGCTGTTCCTGATGTTGAAGCAGCTACTAAAATTATTCCAACAAGTGAGTAAAAAAATTGTAATTTATAGTTTTTATAATAAGGTATATACTGTTTGAAAAAATCTTTCATAAAAATCCTATTTTATTTAATTGTGTAAAAGTCGCAATTATATCCTAATGTTGTTAAATATAATTAAACTTTATTTTTAAACATTTTTATAAATTTGTCAAAACCAAATGCTTTAATAGTTAGATAAAATAATATAAAACCACTAAGTGTACTAGCAAATGCTAATCCTGCAGCACCAAAAGGTTTGATTAATATAAGTGAAAATACTATATTCCAAGCTAAACTTTTCATAGATATTTTAGCTGATAAAAACTGTTGTTCATTTGCGTATAGCCAAAGAGAAAAGATTTTTGCTAAACCAAAAGGTAAAAGTCCTATTAAGTACATCGTTAAAATTAAAGCAGTATTTACAGTGTCTTCTTGTGTAAATGCTCCTCTTTCAAAAAGAAGTTTTACAATAAATTCATCGAAAACTATCCCAATTAACATAGAAATTGATAATACAGCAAACAAAATAATAGAAGATTTTCTCATTAAAGCTAATGCTTTATACTCTTCTTTATTTTTAATTGCACGAGCTACCATTGGAAATAGGGCGATTGATGTTGCAATTGCAAAAATAGCTAGCGGAAGTTGAAAAACTCTATTTGCATAATAAAGGTATGAAATAGATCCACTTATTAAAAATGAAGCTAGCCAAGTATCAATAAAAGCTGATAAATGCATAGTTGAAGAACCCAACGTAGCTGAAAAAAAGTTTTTATAAAATCTATTTTCTTCTTTTTTCTTATGTTTTTTAAAATGAAAAATTTTGCATAAGTTATGTTTTTTAACAGCAATTAAATGAACTAATATTTGTAAAAAACCACCTATAATTACCCCATAAGATAGATAAAAAGTAATTTCATATTTATCCATATTTTGTGAAATTAATAAAGCACTAATCATTCCTAAATTTAATAAGGCAGTTGAATATGCACTTGTTGCAAAATGGTGTTTGTATTGTAAAAGTGCAGCCATAAAAGTTACTGTAAAAATAATAGGTAAATAATAAAAATTTATAGCGAATAAAGGTGCTGCTAAATCAATAGTCTCTTTTGAAAAACCAATAGCAAAAGCTTTTGCTACTATATGAGAAAACAAAGTTACAAGTAATGATAATATAATTAAAAATCCAAAAAGTTGTAAAAATATAACAGAAGAAAATCTAATTTTATGTTTTGATTTTGCATAAGAAGGAATAAAGGCTTGTGTAAATGCCCCATCAGCAAAAACACTTCTAAATAAATTTGGTAATTTAAAAGCAATAAAAAATATATCTGAATAGATATTTGCACCTAAAACTGATGCTGTTAATAAATCTCTTATAAATCCTAAAATTCGTGAGACTAAAATACCTGAACTATTTGTAAAAATTGCTTTTTTTAACATTAATTTCCTATTTTGTAATCTGATAGATTATGTATTATTATTTGTTTATTTCCCTTGTATGAAGCTAAATGACCCCTTAAAATAGTGATATATTCGCCATTTTTTGGGAGTAAATCCCTATTTTTAGCATATAGTTTTATAAATCTATTTTCATCAAGATATAATCTTGAATTTTTTACAAGACCTTTTAGATTAGTAATAATTTCATTATCATATTTAAAGTCAAAAATATCTATAGAAGAAGCATCTAAATAAAAATCTTTATAATTTGTAACTTCTTTTTTTTCTTCTTCAACTATAAAATCTTTTATCTCTTTTAGTCCATTAAAATTTTGAATCTGATTTATTTGAAGGTCATAAGAGATACCTTCTTTTAACTCTTTAGCATTATTATAAAGGTATATAGCTCTATCATTTACTTTTTTTATTATAGCTTTATCATCTTCTTTATATATAACAACTACATCTTCTAAAAAAATGGGTTCAATTAATTTTTCTTTTTTATATAAATCTAAAATTGTTGAGATTTCTTCTTTTTCTATTTGTTTTAAAGGATTTTTATCTCCTTTTTGAATAGAAAATTCTGCAAAAATAGGTAGATGATCTGAAAAGCCTTCTCCTTTATGAATTTTTAAAAATTTATCATTACTCATTTTCCATCTTATTATCTCATTATTTTTATACAGATAGTCTGGTTTAAAAACTTGAAATGAATTTGGGATATAAGATAGTTTTTTATTATCAAATAGAGCAGGAGAAATTATTATATTGTCAGGAGTATTGTTTTGATTTTTAAATTTTGTAGAGAATCTTTCATTTGCTTTTATATCTAACCATAAGTTATAATGAACTCTTTTTTCTTCTTTTAATATATCATCATAAGTTACAAATTTTTCATTTATTGTGGTATTTAATACTTGATTTATTCCTGTTATTCCCATAGTATTATTTAATTTCTGACTTTTCTTAAAGGTTTCAAATTCATTATAATCAGCATTAAAATCTCCAATTAGAACATAATCATAATCTTTTTCAAGTTCAACTAATCTATCTTGTAAAGTTTTTGCATATTTTATTCTATAGCTTTCTCCAACAGCTTTTGAAGGCCAATGATTATTAAAAACTTTGAATTCTGTATTTTCATAAATAAAAGTTGTTTCTAAAATAGGTCTAAAAAGTTTTGTTTCAAATTTTACATCTAAGTTTTTTGAATTTTTAATCTCTATTTTTGATAATATTCCAAGTCCTACAGCAGAATTTGGATATTTTATAAATGAATAGTATTTATATTTAGGTAGATTTTTTTGTAAAAGTTTTATTAAATCTCTATTTTCAATCTCTTGTAAAGCAATAATATCAGCATCCAAGTCTGAAATTACTTTTACTAAATTATTTAATTTTATATTAAAATTTCTTTGATTCCATAAAGCTTTTCCATTTGGAATAAACTCTTGATATTCTGTTTTATCATTTTTTAAATCAAAAAGATTTTCTACATTATATGAAGCTATTTTTATATTTTGAGCATTTAGTGAAAGAAAAGATAAAAAAAGTAAGATTAATTTAAACAAGAAGGAACTCCGATAATTTTTTTGTAATATTATCGAAGATATTATTTTTAAAAGGTAAAACTATAAAAGTTTTACCTAATTAAAATAGTTAACCTACGGTTACATCACTAGATTTTTTCTTGAAATATTCTTTTTCAACTCTACATAATGGACACTCTTTTGGTGGTTTTTTACCTCTATGAACATGTCCACATACTTCACATACCCATTCTTCTTCTTCATCTGATTCTAAGAAACCTTCATCAATTAATGCTTGTTTTAATTCTAAATATTCTTTTTCATGTTCAACTTCAACTTTCCCTATTGCTTTGAACATTCTTGCTATCTCTTTTAATCCCTCTTCTTTTGCAATTGCTTCAAAATTTGGATACATTTCTTCATGTTCATATCTTTCACCATCAGCTGCGTATTGTAAGTTTTTCTTTGTTGAGTCTAACTCTACATCATGAACTAATTTGTTATAAGCTTTAAATTCAGCAATTGCATGATATTTTTCATTGTCAGCAGCTTCTTGGAAAAATCTTGCAATTTTATGGAAACCTTCTTCAAAAGCTATTTGTGCAAAAAATTCATATTTATTTCTAGCTTGAGATTCCCCTGCAAAAG
Coding sequences:
- a CDS encoding ferritin family protein, which gives rise to MRQYETYKCNKCGNEVEVQTVGGGKLHCCGQEMEMITENLTAVNLMKAFAGESQARNKYEFFAQIAFEEGFHKIARFFQEAADNEKYHAIAEFKAYNKLVHDVELDSTKKNLQYAADGERYEHEEMYPNFEAIAKEEGLKEIARMFKAIGKVEVEHEKEYLELKQALIDEGFLESDEEEEWVCEVCGHVHRGKKPPKECPLCRVEKEYFKKKSSDVTVG
- a CDS encoding endonuclease/exonuclease/phosphatase family protein, whose translation is MFKLILLFLSFLSLNAQNIKIASYNVENLFDLKNDKTEYQEFIPNGKALWNQRNFNIKLNNLVKVISDLDADIIALQEIENRDLIKLLQKNLPKYKYYSFIKYPNSAVGLGILSKIEIKNSKNLDVKFETKLFRPILETTFIYENTEFKVFNNHWPSKAVGESYRIKYAKTLQDRLVELEKDYDYVLIGDFNADYNEFETFKKSQKLNNTMGITGINQVLNTTINEKFVTYDDILKEEKRVHYNLWLDIKANERFSTKFKNQNNTPDNIIISPALFDNKKLSYIPNSFQVFKPDYLYKNNEIIRWKMSNDKFLKIHKGEGFSDHLPIFAEFSIQKGDKNPLKQIEKEEISTILDLYKKEKLIEPIFLEDVVVIYKEDDKAIIKKVNDRAIYLYNNAKELKEGISYDLQINQIQNFNGLKEIKDFIVEEEKKEVTNYKDFYLDASSIDIFDFKYDNEIITNLKGLVKNSRLYLDENRFIKLYAKNRDLLPKNGEYITILRGHLASYKGNKQIIIHNLSDYKIGN
- the murJ gene encoding murein biosynthesis integral membrane protein MurJ, producing MLKKAIFTNSSGILVSRILGFIRDLLTASVLGANIYSDIFFIAFKLPNLFRSVFADGAFTQAFIPSYAKSKHKIRFSSVIFLQLFGFLIILSLLVTLFSHIVAKAFAIGFSKETIDLAAPLFAINFYYLPIIFTVTFMAALLQYKHHFATSAYSTALLNLGMISALLISQNMDKYEITFYLSYGVIIGGFLQILVHLIAVKKHNLCKIFHFKKHKKKEENRFYKNFFSATLGSSTMHLSAFIDTWLASFLISGSISYLYYANRVFQLPLAIFAIATSIALFPMVARAIKNKEEYKALALMRKSSIILFAVLSISMLIGIVFDEFIVKLLFERGAFTQEDTVNTALILTMYLIGLLPFGLAKIFSLWLYANEQQFLSAKISMKSLAWNIVFSLILIKPFGAAGLAFASTLSGFILFYLTIKAFGFDKFIKMFKNKV